One part of the Terriglobia bacterium genome encodes these proteins:
- a CDS encoding proline--tRNA ligase has product MYRWSQLFIPTLREAPADAEVASHKYLLRAGYVRQLAAGIYSHLFLGQRAMLKITQIVREEMDKIGQEFNLPALHPAEIWQESGRWQVMGDNMFRLKDRKGADLCLGMTEEEVMTTIARRELRSYKQLPQIWYQIQSKFRDEPRPKSGLLRVRQFTMKDSYSFDLDAAGLDVSYQKHYDAYCRIFDRCGLQYVVVEAHSGAMGGSQSHEFMVYTDAGEDLVVSCPSCKYAANLEKATSRLDAVEDYPDVGDGKPALVHTPGMKTIEEVARFLGVSPKNKMKTLALMATDAEGGKPREVPVVAFLRGDHSLNEAKLSGALGTTDFRPMRPEEIEAVFGSPAGFLGPIGSENWAYKGIKAKVLVERALLGRKNLIAGANKQDYHLRNVTPQRDFPVSDEMWADLRAVEAGEGCPNCGTPLKVAKAVEIGHIFKLGYKYAESMGARVLDKDGKEVTPIMGSYGIGIERILTAAIEENHDNDGFFLPPQIAPFEVVVTPTNVSDAKLLTTAGEIAQQLQAAGFDVLLDDRDERPGVKFKDADLVGIPFRITIGKKLAEGKVEVFQRSTRKSLDASIPEITDILEKMLRNSRVHPDRRGT; this is encoded by the coding sequence CAACTCGCCGCCGGAATTTACTCGCACCTCTTTCTCGGGCAGCGCGCCATGCTCAAGATCACTCAGATTGTGCGCGAGGAGATGGACAAGATCGGGCAGGAATTCAATCTGCCGGCGCTGCATCCGGCGGAAATCTGGCAGGAGAGCGGGCGCTGGCAGGTGATGGGCGACAACATGTTTCGCCTGAAGGACCGCAAGGGCGCCGATCTCTGCCTGGGCATGACGGAAGAAGAGGTCATGACCACGATCGCGCGCCGCGAGCTGCGCAGCTACAAGCAGCTTCCGCAGATCTGGTACCAGATCCAGTCCAAGTTCCGCGACGAGCCCCGCCCCAAGTCGGGCCTGCTGCGCGTCCGGCAATTCACTATGAAGGATTCGTACTCCTTCGATCTGGATGCGGCGGGACTCGACGTGTCCTATCAGAAGCACTACGACGCCTACTGCCGCATCTTCGACCGCTGCGGATTGCAGTACGTGGTGGTGGAAGCGCACTCGGGCGCGATGGGCGGTTCGCAGTCGCACGAGTTCATGGTGTACACCGACGCCGGCGAAGACCTGGTGGTGAGCTGTCCGAGCTGCAAGTACGCGGCGAACCTGGAGAAAGCGACCTCGCGGCTGGATGCGGTGGAAGATTATCCCGACGTGGGCGACGGCAAGCCCGCGCTGGTGCACACGCCGGGGATGAAAACGATCGAGGAGGTCGCCAGGTTTCTCGGCGTGTCGCCCAAGAACAAGATGAAGACGCTGGCGCTGATGGCGACCGACGCTGAAGGCGGCAAGCCACGCGAGGTCCCGGTGGTTGCCTTCCTGCGGGGCGACCACTCGCTCAATGAAGCGAAATTATCCGGCGCCCTCGGCACCACCGACTTTCGTCCCATGCGCCCGGAGGAAATCGAGGCGGTGTTCGGCTCGCCCGCCGGATTTCTCGGCCCTATCGGATCGGAGAATTGGGCGTACAAGGGAATCAAGGCCAAGGTGCTGGTAGAGCGCGCGCTGCTGGGCCGCAAGAACCTGATCGCCGGCGCCAACAAGCAGGACTACCACCTGCGCAACGTCACGCCGCAGCGGGATTTTCCTGTTTCCGACGAGATGTGGGCCGACCTGCGCGCGGTGGAAGCCGGTGAAGGCTGTCCCAACTGCGGCACGCCGCTCAAGGTCGCCAAGGCGGTGGAGATCGGACACATCTTCAAGCTCGGCTACAAGTACGCGGAATCGATGGGCGCGCGCGTGCTCGACAAGGACGGCAAGGAAGTCACTCCCATCATGGGCAGCTACGGGATCGGCATCGAGCGCATCCTGACCGCGGCCATCGAGGAAAACCACGATAACGACGGCTTTTTCCTGCCGCCGCAGATTGCGCCGTTCGAAGTGGTGGTCACGCCCACCAATGTGTCGGACGCCAAGCTGCTTACCACCGCGGGGGAGATCGCGCAGCAGCTCCAGGCCGCCGGCTTCGACGTCTTGCTCGACGATCGCGACGAGCGTCCGGGCGTGAAGTTCAAGGATGCGGATCTGGTCGGCATACCGTTCCGCATCACCATCGGAAAGAAGCTGGCGGAGGGCAAAGTTGAGGTGTTTCAGCGCTCGACACGCAAGTCTCTGGATGCTAGTATCCCGGAAATTACTGACATCCTTGAAAAGATGCTCCGGAATAGCCGGGTCCACCCTGACCGGAGGGGGACATAG
- a CDS encoding DUF4845 domain-containing protein — MKTLRAVFGIVFIVAVVVSVWKLVPPYYNNYQLQDAITDEARMNTYTPKSVEEMRDTIWKKCKELDVPVTREQVNVERNGQSVAIWLDYTVHVDLPVYPVDLNFHPSSKNKSY; from the coding sequence ATGAAAACTCTTCGGGCGGTCTTTGGGATCGTATTCATCGTCGCCGTTGTGGTCTCGGTGTGGAAGCTGGTTCCGCCGTATTACAACAATTATCAGCTTCAGGACGCGATCACCGACGAGGCGCGCATGAACACGTACACTCCAAAATCGGTCGAGGAAATGCGCGATACCATCTGGAAAAAGTGCAAAGAACTGGATGTTCCCGTCACTCGCGAACAGGTTAACGTGGAGCGCAACGGCCAATCGGTGGCGATCTGGCTCGATTACACCGTGCACGTGGACTTGCCCGTGTACCCGGTGGACCTGAATTTCCATCCTTCCTCGAAAAACAAGAGCTACTAG
- a CDS encoding PBP1A family penicillin-binding protein translates to MAIKLKIPRAKAPARDARSSSPAPVSHFSLSDPIVRVATTFFLVVTLVVLGVFVGYYVKYERIIDRRLHGQIFTNATKIYARPASVWVGEGITAEEIANQLRRAGYIDADQSSGVGSYRLLARGIEIHPGPESYHNQDGAVVRESGGKIERIVGTGGANGRDLSAYELEPTMITAVDTEQRFKRQLVEYKDIPKVLVDAVTSVEDRRYFQHGGVNYWRFMQAAWVDMRQGGARRQGGSTITMQVSRMFFLTPEKTIKRKLTEMLIAIELEQKLSKEQIFSLYANQVDLGQRGSYTITGFAEASRSYFNKDIQSLSLPEAALLAGLIQRPSYLSPYRHPERAQERRNLVLEAMVDTGAVTRAQADSAKAAPLKLAPPNVEASDAPYFVDLVKDSMLSRYSERDLSENSYRIYTTLDPDLQKAAAEAVQLGIKQVDAQAERLRTRRIKVGSGKNAKTEVKVVPGPMPQVALIAIDPHSGDVLALVGGRNYGFSQLDHAVARRPTGSVFKPFVYAAAVNTALNGDGNAITPASLIDDSPGTYTYGDQIYEPRNYKDEYHGVVSARFALAQSLNNATVKLAEQVGYDKVAALARAAGIKSVQPTPAMALGAYDATPLDIAGAYTVFANGGVRVSPMLASSVRDAHGELVENFQAERTPVLDPRVAYVMTTMMEGVINNGTAAGVRGLGFSAPAAGKTGTSHDAWFAGYTSNLLCIVWVGYDDYSDLRLSGSSTAAPIWAEFMKRAVKLPAYRDVQPFQEPAGVVDVRLDKATNRLATEACPDTYTVAFIAGTEPKDSCDQAMGEHRGILTRIFGPAPTPPPPIIGATSTTVRPAMPAPAAGPAPASQDSKDKKKGFFGKIVGIFKGDDKPSSPPEQKDGGNKPH, encoded by the coding sequence GTGGCCATTAAGCTTAAAATTCCGCGGGCCAAGGCCCCCGCCAGGGATGCGCGTTCCTCGTCGCCCGCCCCGGTCAGCCATTTCAGCCTGTCCGATCCGATCGTGCGGGTCGCCACCACGTTCTTTCTGGTGGTGACGCTGGTCGTGCTGGGCGTATTCGTCGGCTATTACGTCAAGTACGAGAGGATCATCGACCGCCGCCTGCACGGCCAAATTTTCACCAATGCGACGAAAATCTACGCGCGTCCGGCCAGCGTCTGGGTCGGCGAGGGCATTACCGCGGAGGAAATCGCGAACCAGTTGCGCCGTGCCGGCTACATTGACGCCGACCAGTCCAGCGGCGTCGGCAGCTACCGGCTGCTCGCGCGCGGCATCGAGATCCATCCCGGCCCCGAGTCCTACCACAACCAGGACGGGGCAGTGGTGCGCGAGTCCGGCGGCAAGATTGAGCGCATTGTCGGCACCGGAGGCGCCAACGGTCGCGATCTCTCCGCCTACGAGCTGGAACCCACGATGATCACGGCGGTGGACACGGAACAGCGCTTCAAGCGCCAGCTCGTGGAATACAAGGACATCCCCAAGGTGCTGGTGGACGCGGTGACGTCCGTCGAAGACCGCCGTTACTTCCAGCACGGCGGTGTGAACTACTGGCGCTTCATGCAGGCGGCGTGGGTTGACATGCGCCAGGGCGGCGCACGCCGGCAGGGCGGGTCCACCATCACCATGCAGGTCTCGCGCATGTTCTTCCTCACTCCGGAGAAGACCATCAAGCGCAAGCTGACCGAAATGCTGATCGCCATCGAGCTCGAGCAGAAGCTCTCCAAGGAGCAGATCTTCTCGCTCTACGCCAACCAGGTGGACCTCGGGCAGCGCGGCTCGTACACCATCACCGGCTTCGCCGAGGCCTCGCGCTCCTACTTCAATAAAGACATCCAGAGCCTCAGCCTGCCGGAAGCGGCGCTGCTGGCCGGCCTGATCCAGCGTCCCAGCTATCTTTCACCGTACCGGCATCCCGAGCGCGCCCAGGAACGGCGCAACCTGGTGCTGGAGGCCATGGTGGACACCGGCGCCGTCACTCGCGCCCAGGCCGATTCAGCCAAGGCGGCGCCGCTCAAGCTTGCGCCCCCGAATGTGGAGGCCAGCGATGCGCCGTACTTCGTGGACCTGGTGAAGGACAGCATGCTCAGCCGCTACAGCGAACGCGACCTGAGCGAGAACTCCTACCGGATCTATACGACGCTCGATCCCGACCTGCAGAAAGCGGCCGCCGAGGCGGTGCAGCTAGGGATCAAGCAGGTGGACGCGCAGGCGGAAAGGTTGCGCACGCGCCGGATCAAGGTCGGCAGCGGCAAAAATGCCAAGACCGAGGTGAAGGTCGTTCCCGGCCCGATGCCGCAGGTCGCGCTGATTGCGATCGATCCGCACAGCGGCGACGTGCTGGCGCTGGTCGGCGGCCGTAATTACGGCTTCAGCCAGTTGGATCATGCGGTGGCGCGGCGCCCCACCGGTTCCGTGTTCAAGCCGTTCGTCTATGCCGCGGCGGTCAACACCGCCCTCAACGGCGACGGGAATGCGATCACGCCCGCGTCGCTGATTGACGATTCGCCCGGCACCTACACCTATGGCGACCAGATTTACGAGCCGCGCAACTACAAGGACGAGTATCACGGCGTGGTCTCGGCGCGCTTCGCGCTGGCGCAGTCGCTGAACAACGCGACGGTGAAGCTGGCGGAGCAGGTGGGCTACGACAAAGTGGCGGCGCTGGCGCGCGCCGCCGGCATCAAGTCGGTGCAGCCGACGCCCGCGATGGCGCTGGGCGCCTATGACGCTACCCCGCTCGATATCGCCGGCGCCTACACCGTCTTCGCCAATGGGGGCGTGCGCGTCTCGCCGATGCTGGCCAGCTCGGTGCGCGATGCTCACGGTGAACTGGTGGAAAACTTCCAGGCGGAGCGCACCCCGGTGCTTGACCCGCGCGTGGCCTACGTCATGACCACGATGATGGAAGGCGTGATCAACAACGGCACCGCGGCCGGCGTCCGCGGCCTGGGCTTCAGCGCGCCCGCGGCGGGAAAAACCGGGACCTCGCATGACGCCTGGTTTGCCGGATACACCAGCAACCTGCTGTGCATCGTATGGGTCGGGTACGACGACTACAGCGATCTCCGCCTGAGCGGATCGAGTACGGCCGCGCCCATCTGGGCCGAGTTCATGAAGCGCGCCGTCAAGCTGCCCGCGTACAGGGACGTGCAGCCGTTCCAGGAGCCGGCCGGCGTGGTGGATGTTCGGCTCGATAAGGCCACCAACCGCCTGGCGACCGAGGCTTGTCCGGACACCTACACCGTGGCCTTCATTGCCGGTACCGAGCCCAAGGACAGTTGCGACCAGGCCATGGGCGAACATCGCGGCATCCTGACGCGCATCTTTGGTCCCGCTCCCACGCCCCCGCCGCCCATCATTGGCGCCACCAGCACGACCGTGCGCCCTGCGATGCCCGCGCCGGCAGCCGGTCCGGCTCCGGCCTCCCAGGATTCGAAAGACAAAAAGAAGGGGTTTTTCGGCAAAATAGTAGGTATCTTCAAAGGCGACGACAAGCCGTCCTCACCGCCAGAGCAGAAGGACGGCGGCAACAAACCGCACTGA
- a CDS encoding tetratricopeptide repeat protein, whose translation MDRHTALLSIATLTIFLGASAAQTPPTGTQNPPAREEAARRPARVGPPSHSASAPQLEIQADKLRAEKSYADAIDYYRAAIKKAPSAGLWNKIGITELQFGRHKDAIKSFDLAIKLDPELAEAYNNRGAVYYISGAQQQALADRAGRSVPGGALKNYRKAVSEYQKALAIREENASYHSNLGTAYFGLKEFPAAINEYARAMQIDPEVFEHRSQTGITAHMSSPEDRAYYSFVLARIYAKSGDLDRSLVYLRKAMEDGYKEIDSVYQDQEFATLRKDPRFAELMSSKPAVIPQ comes from the coding sequence ATGGACCGTCATACGGCGCTGCTCTCGATTGCGACCCTCACCATTTTCCTGGGTGCATCGGCGGCACAGACTCCGCCCACCGGGACACAGAATCCGCCGGCCAGGGAAGAAGCGGCGCGTCGGCCGGCGCGCGTCGGTCCGCCATCTCATTCGGCAAGCGCACCACAGTTGGAGATCCAGGCCGACAAGCTTCGCGCCGAGAAGTCCTATGCCGACGCGATTGATTACTACCGCGCTGCCATCAAGAAAGCTCCCAGCGCCGGCCTGTGGAACAAGATCGGCATTACCGAACTGCAGTTCGGCCGTCACAAAGATGCCATCAAGAGCTTCGATCTCGCCATCAAGCTCGACCCCGAGCTGGCCGAGGCTTACAACAACCGCGGGGCGGTGTACTACATCTCCGGCGCCCAGCAGCAGGCCCTCGCCGATCGGGCCGGCAGGTCGGTTCCCGGCGGCGCACTCAAGAACTATCGCAAGGCAGTGAGCGAGTACCAGAAGGCGCTGGCGATCCGCGAAGAGAATGCGTCGTACCACAGCAACCTCGGCACCGCTTACTTTGGGCTCAAGGAATTTCCCGCGGCCATCAACGAGTACGCGCGCGCCATGCAGATCGATCCCGAGGTTTTCGAACACCGGTCGCAAACCGGCATCACGGCGCACATGTCCTCACCCGAGGACCGCGCCTATTACTCCTTCGTGCTGGCGCGCATCTACGCCAAGTCCGGCGACCTCGACCGCTCCCTGGTGTACCTCCGCAAAGCCATGGAAGACGGCTACAAGGAAATTGATTCCGTCTACCAGGACCAGGAATTTGCCACGCTCAGAAAAGATCCGCGCTTCGCGGAGCTGATGAGCAGCAAACCGGCGGTAATTCCGCAATAA
- a CDS encoding HAD hydrolase family protein has translation MSEERARKIKLLLMDVDGVMTDGSLWFFPAPAGARQETRSAAGKFADAGGYAISSASFVEAKGFHAHDGTAISLARLGGLKTGLITKRISDTVALRARDLRLDHVHQGIADKLTVFHQILRQEKLSAEQAAYIGDDIIDLPIMEHCGLAIAVPNSRAEVLQAAHFVTEHPGGHGAVRDAVEFILKAQGKLQQVIDSYLQGRSPEKKTGKKN, from the coding sequence ATGGACGTGGACGGCGTCATGACCGACGGCTCGCTGTGGTTCTTTCCTGCTCCCGCCGGAGCGCGGCAGGAAACCAGGAGTGCCGCCGGCAAATTCGCGGACGCCGGCGGTTACGCCATCTCCAGCGCCAGCTTTGTAGAAGCCAAAGGGTTCCATGCGCACGACGGCACCGCGATCTCGCTGGCGCGCCTGGGCGGGCTCAAGACCGGCCTCATCACCAAGCGCATCTCCGACACGGTGGCGCTGCGCGCCCGCGACCTGCGCCTCGACCATGTCCACCAGGGAATCGCCGACAAGCTCACCGTCTTCCACCAAATCCTGCGCCAGGAGAAACTCTCCGCCGAACAGGCCGCTTACATCGGTGACGACATCATTGATCTGCCGATCATGGAGCATTGCGGGCTGGCGATTGCGGTGCCGAACTCGCGTGCGGAGGTGCTGCAGGCCGCCCATTTCGTCACCGAACATCCCGGCGGACACGGCGCCGTGCGCGACGCGGTGGAATTCATTCTCAAGGCGCAGGGAAAGCTGCAGCAGGTAATTGACAGCTACCTACAAGGCAGGTCGCCGGAAAAAAAGACGGGCAAAAAAAATTAA